aatttacaaagattcaaatatcacgattccacaagtcaatggtgcctgatccaattcaaaggacaactagaagaagaggaggaaaaaagaaGGAGAGTGTGCAATTTAGTGATATATAATGTACCAGAAACTGAAAGAGAGGAAGCAGAGGAAAGAAAAACAGAGGATACTAATTGGTGTCAGGATATTTTCAGAAATAGTTTAGAGCTAGATCAGATAGAGATGGAACAGGTAATAAGGCTAGGGAAGCGAAATGAGGGGGGAAGGGGACGACCTAGGCCAGTGCttattaaatttaaaaatgaaGAAATGAAGTGGAAAATCCTAAAAAGTGCTAAAAAACTAAAACATGAACAAAATCCTTTGAAAAAAAGAGTTGGGATAACAAAGGACATGACGAAAAAGGAAAGAGAGGCTATGGCAAAACTTAGGGAAGAGcttaaagaaaaacaagataatGGAGAGAATGGCTGGATGATAAAAAACGGGAAACTCCTCAGAGAACAGGGGGCCAGAGAAAGGAGGTAGAGATAGGACCACAAAAAATGCAAAAGGggaacagaaaaaggaatgaaaacGGATCACGCGACAGACCAacggaaaagaataagaaaattagcttcaaaattataaatatacaagGACTAACAAAGCAAAAATACATGGAAATGGAAAGTCTCCTAAACGATAGCTTTGACATCAACATAGTAGTGCTAACTGAAACACAACAAAAAATAGATAAGATTAATATAAGTGATGGTACAATTAAGAAGGAGAGTATGAGGGACTTTAAGGATAAAAAAGGAGGGGGGTTAATGGTGATATACAAAGACGACAaggatatagaaatggaaaaagttAATTCGAAGAACTTAGATATATTGGATGTAAAAGGGAATATCCTTAAAAAGAAAGTGAGACTTATTGTAGTATATATGGATTGTGGCGGGGATAGGGAAGGTAAAGAGAGAAACATAGAGATACGAGCAGAGctagagaaaaaaatagaggaagtaGAGGAAGATCAAGCACTAATTATAATGGGAGATTTTAATGGTCATCTAGGCTTCTTGGGATACCAAGAggagaatgaaaatggaaagaaaatactcgagataataaacaataaaaaccttatATTATTAAATGTAGATGAGAAATGCAAAGGAGCATATACATGGGAGAGAGGTGATCAAAGGAGTGCCATAGACCTGGTGTTGgtaaataaagaaatgtatgaatACTTCGATGAGATGAACATAGATGAGGAAAAAGATGAAGTAGATATATCTGACCATAATCTGACTGAGGTAGAGGTCAGCGTAAAAGCGACGATAGAAAACTACAAAAAAGGATTTTGGAAAGAAAGTATGTATTACAAAACAGACGAAGAAAGTCTTAGGGAATACagggaagaattaaaaaataatctaGAGAGCAGAGAAATCACAAGGATGGATGAATTTGATAAAGTTGTAGAAGAAGCAGCAAAAAGAAAGCTACAAGCAAAGTACAGACGGAGAACAACTGGAGAAGAGAAAGCAAAGATAGAACCAGATTGGATAACCAATGAAatcagagaggaaataaaaaagagaaaaaaacttaacAGAGAAAAACGATGCCTGACAGGAGCAGAAAGGGAAAGAGCATTTcttctgtataaacaacaaaaagagagaacgcaggttataataaaggaagcaatgtgggaaaatgaaaagaagaaggctaatgaagtaaggaaggataggaacaagattttcaaaaatattgacaaactaaaagggaaaaaggaaaaggaagaagaaatacaattatatgacgaaaatggagaaaaactatccaaagaagTAGCAGAGGAACAAATAGATAGGTTCTGGggtgaaaacatttataaaatgcacgaaaataaaatgaaagaggtatggaatagtgaagaaagacaaagttatatagaaaaattaaaggaaatagaaaaagaagaaaattaattggGACACTCATTCCCAATAGAAATAAGAGAGCACATGGATATGATATCACCAATAACAAGAAAGATAACACCAATGAATATTCCCAAGTTAACAGAGGATaaagttaagaaaattttaagaaaattgaaaaataaaaaggcagcaggtccagatgaactgaaaccagaattatataaaactatagctAATGACAGCAAATGTCTGGAAATCATTACAAAGTGCCTTCAAAATGAAACGAAGGAGAAGAACAAGCCCGAAAAGTGGAAAAAGTAAAaaacgaaaatgataaaaaaagtaaagaaacccACAGTAAAAGATCTAAGACCAATTGCCCTGACAAATgcctcatacaaaatatttatggccctcatgaaagatgaaatagaagaacaccttgagagaaatatggagatgaaagaaacGCAAGCCGGGTTCACAAAAGGAGGAAGAGTAGAAGACAACATATTCATCTTAAAATACTGTGTAGAAGAAAGCTACAAAAGGAAGGAAAGTTTAATAGTAGTTTCAATAGATTTCAAAAAAGCATATGActcaataaagagggaaaaaataatagaaattatgaaagaatatagaatacaccCAAATGTAATAGACACAGTGGAAAAAATCTACGAAggagacaaaacaaaaataaacataggATATGAAGTAGATAAAGAATTTGAAGTAACGAGTGGGATAAAACAGGGATGTACGGGTTCAACTACTCTATTTAAACTGAttacatacaaaataataaataaattagaaaaaaaaggaaaaggcattgaaaacgaaataataaaaattagggcattgttctttgcagatgacggtctaataatagcaaaaaatagagtagatgcagaagcaaacataagaatactagtagaaatatgtagagaatgtgggctagaaataaacaagaataagagtcatataatcatatataatatgaaagaaaaaccggaagaaatagagggtattaaagtaacagatagtataaaatatttaggaatagagatagaagggaaaagaaatatgtttaaaaaacaaaagaagaaaatgatggaaaaggcagaaaagctagcaaacttaacctactcaattattgcgaaaagctgccacaaaatactaataggaaaaacatattggaaaaatgtagccttACCCGGAATACTGTATGGCACGGCAGTAATGAACAtaacagaaagtgaaataaaacgattacaacagattgaaaacggagtaggaagaaaaattttgggagcaccatcatatgcagcagtagcaacactacggggagagataggaatgtccgaaatgaaaactaggatagcaggaggaaaaggctaaggtttgtgaaagggatagaagaggggagaaatgatttgctgaagacaattctagaagaaatgaaagaaaatgaaaatagcaggtggatgaaagagactaagaaatggattaaagatatggaaatgaacgatagaacTTTTAgaagaatgggaagagaagagcttaaggccaaaattagagaagtagatggtaaaaagtggagggaagagataaaagagaaaaatagtttagaaatatacgaacaagaaaaagggcaaataggagaagaaatgttttatgacaacaaaccaaattctattattatgtacagagctagggccaactgtttgaaattaaacgataggaaaagacatgaagcgggaggtagggtagaatgtaaactatgtggggcagttaatgaagacctcgcccactttattcttgagtgtccagacctcagcgacgaaagaagaaaaatagtggaattgcaacagccgtatgaagaagaaaagaagaagataataggaaacgtgctgttcaagaaagaaggaatagagaaaagaaaagaatatatctatcaaatgtggaaaaaaagagagaagaaaataaaagaattagaataaagaagaaacccaaggaggtgccgatggaaaggcaaatccctccgcccaacaacaagaacaagaacaagaactaaAATTTATAATTGGAATTAAGGTGaaagaaatgattccaggaaaacctctccGGTCCGATATCCGAATAAGTTGagcaccaacactctcacattcaacaaacctgagagatgtaacaaacactgtttgctaaccctacacacgtttcttagagataaagttataatcatttatatcttgaagggcagcattggaataagtttatatttattatgaaataagttCATATTAGAGCTGTTAATAAAGATATCTTTAACCGACAAgagttaagtgattccttttgcaatggtgTAAGTCAAAATAcgaggcgttaattttccctctggagtcaacttaaaggtttcaagagactgagaggaaagaaaagagattcagtttataaccaattgtaaacaacaaaagagagaatttacatcAATTACTAATAGTGGAGTCGTTTTGTAGTAACTCACTACAttgatgtaggcgagaggtttcattcaaaaggaATCTTAAAAAGGTTTTTCTTATACTAATAAGtacagtagatattattccttacaagtagatccaTTGGAGACACATTttacactgaaggaaggaacccaatttttatcacttgacctacaattacttgGATTGGAATCAAGCCAAATTAATGAATTCCCAGTTAAATCCGGTTCTCTTT
This Palaemon carinicauda isolate YSFRI2023 chromosome 25, ASM3689809v2, whole genome shotgun sequence DNA region includes the following protein-coding sequences:
- the LOC137618926 gene encoding uncharacterized protein PF3D7_1120000-like, yielding MQKGNRKRNENGSRDRPTEKNKKISFKIINIQGLTKQKYMEMESLLNDSFDINIVVLTETQQKIDKINISDGTIKKESMRDFKDKKGGGLMVIYKDDKDIEMEKVNSKNLDILDVKGNILKKKVRLIVVYMDCGGDREGKERNIEIRAELEKKIEEVEEDQALIIMGDFNGHLGFLGYQEENENGKKILEIINNKNLILLNVDEKCKGAYTWERGDQRSAIDLVLVNKEMYEYFDEMNIDEEKDEVDISDHNLTEVEVSVKATIENYKKGFWKESMYYKTDEESLREYREELKNNLESREITRMDEFDKVVEEAAKRKLQAKYRRRTTGEEKAKIEPDWITNEIREEIKKRKKLNREKRCLTGAERERAFLLYKQQKERTQLTEDKVKKILRKLKNKKAAGPDELKPELYKTIANDSKCLEIITKCLQNETKEKNKPEKWKK